Proteins encoded by one window of Lathyrus oleraceus cultivar Zhongwan6 chromosome 1, CAAS_Psat_ZW6_1.0, whole genome shotgun sequence:
- the LOC127084162 gene encoding uncharacterized protein LOC127084162 yields MASINVLSFMIPLVLLITFSSITNVEGARNLLNIHQVSKVDLPIALPALPALAALPALPALPALAALPALPALPALPALPALPAQPP; encoded by the coding sequence ATGGCTTCCATCAATGTTTTGTCATTCATGATACCACTTGTTCTACTcataacattttcatcaatcacaAATGTTGAAGGAGCACGTAACCTTCTAAACATACATCAAGTTTCTAAAGTTGATTTGCCAATAGCACTCCCTGCTCTGCCAGCACTCGCTGCATTGCCAGCACTCCCTGCTCTACCAGCACTCGCTGCATTGCCAGCACTCCCTGCTCTACCAGCACTACCTGCTCTACCTGCATTGCCAGCACAACCACCTTAA